The following proteins come from a genomic window of Vallitaleaceae bacterium 9-2:
- a CDS encoding response regulator transcription factor, with the protein MRLLLCEDELELSNALVAMLKHNNYSVDAVYDGEEALNYLETDNYDGVILDIMMPKVDGITVLKTIRSKGNNVPVLMLTSKSEIDDKVLGLDCGADDYLTKPFVTKELVARIRAITRRQTEITDSILGFGNITLDRLTFELKSEKGSVRLSNKEFQMLEILMINPFNVISTDRFMEKVWGYDSDSEINVVWVCISSLRKKLAEIGSNVEIKTRRNIGYSLEER; encoded by the coding sequence ATGCGTTTATTGCTTTGTGAAGATGAGCTAGAACTTTCAAATGCTCTTGTAGCTATGTTAAAACACAATAATTATTCTGTGGATGCGGTTTATGATGGTGAAGAAGCTCTTAATTATTTAGAAACGGACAATTATGATGGTGTAATATTAGATATTATGATGCCAAAAGTTGATGGTATAACTGTACTTAAAACAATCAGGAGCAAGGGAAATAATGTTCCTGTATTGATGCTAACATCAAAATCTGAAATTGATGATAAAGTCTTAGGACTGGATTGTGGCGCCGATGATTATCTAACTAAACCTTTCGTAACCAAAGAATTAGTTGCTCGAATACGTGCTATTACGAGACGGCAAACCGAGATTACTGATTCTATACTTGGCTTTGGGAATATTACTTTAGACAGGTTAACCTTTGAATTGAAATCGGAAAAGGGATCAGTTCGACTTTCAAACAAAGAGTTTCAAATGTTAGAAATACTAATGATTAATCCATTCAATGTTATCTCAACAGATCGGTTTATGGAAAAAGTTTGGGGATATGATAGTGATTCTGAAATAAATGTAGTATGGGTATGTATTTCATCCCTTAGAAAGAAGCTCGCTGAAATTGGATCAAATGTTGAGATAAAAACAAGGAGAAATATAGGATATTCACTGGAGGAGAGATAA